A window from Halorubrum sp. BV1 encodes these proteins:
- a CDS encoding Era-like GTP-binding protein has translation MGLLTNLKDSISRVTDGLFAAEEPKRIGIYGPPNAGKTTLANRIARDWTGDAVGPESHIPHETRRARRKENVEIERNGRKVTIDIVDTPGVTTKVDYKEFLDHDMDKDDAVRRSREATEGVAEAMHWLREDVDGVIYVLDSTTDPFTQVNTMLIGIIESQDLPALILANKTDLPDSDVKQIANAFPQHETIPLSALEGENMDEVYTKIAEYFG, from the coding sequence ATGGGACTGCTAACGAATCTCAAAGACAGCATATCACGGGTCACGGACGGGTTGTTCGCGGCCGAAGAGCCCAAACGAATCGGGATCTACGGACCGCCGAACGCCGGAAAAACGACCCTCGCAAACCGGATCGCGCGTGATTGGACTGGAGACGCGGTCGGTCCAGAGAGTCATATTCCACACGAAACGCGACGCGCTCGCCGCAAGGAGAACGTCGAAATCGAACGGAACGGTCGGAAAGTCACGATCGACATCGTCGACACCCCGGGCGTGACGACAAAAGTGGATTACAAGGAGTTTCTCGACCACGACATGGACAAAGACGACGCAGTTCGTCGCTCTCGCGAGGCCACGGAGGGTGTCGCCGAGGCGATGCACTGGCTGCGTGAAGACGTCGACGGTGTCATCTACGTCCTCGACTCCACGACCGATCCCTTCACGCAGGTAAACACGATGCTCATCGGGATCATCGAGTCACAGGACTTGCCAGCGCTGATCCTCGCCAACAAGACGGACCTTCCCGACTCAGACGTCAAACAGATCGCGAACGCCTTCCCGCAACACGAGACGATCCCGCTGTCGGCGCTCGAAGGCGAAAACATGGACGAAGTGTATACGAAGATCGCGGAGTACTTCGGCTGA
- a CDS encoding DUF2073 domain-containing protein, giving the protein MPGPTPNVDDGDAPSDDPVSDRESSDSGVRIDMISGARMQGLTSMEKIRLILDGVRDGNIVILEEGLSPDEESKLIEVTMTEISPDDFTGIEIETYPKAEANDQSFLDKLMGRESAQKLTVIGPANRIETLHKDENLISTLVSRK; this is encoded by the coding sequence ATGCCTGGACCCACCCCCAACGTCGACGATGGTGACGCTCCTTCCGACGATCCCGTGTCCGACAGGGAGTCGTCAGACAGCGGCGTCCGAATCGACATGATAAGCGGGGCTCGAATGCAGGGGCTCACAAGCATGGAGAAGATCCGGCTCATCCTCGACGGCGTCCGCGACGGTAACATCGTCATCTTGGAGGAGGGGCTCTCCCCGGACGAGGAATCGAAGCTGATCGAAGTGACGATGACCGAGATCAGCCCTGACGACTTCACTGGAATCGAGATCGAAACCTACCCAAAAGCCGAGGCGAACGACCAGAGCTTCCTCGATAAACTGATGGGTCGTGAATCGGCACAGAAGCTCACCGTCATCGGGCCGGCCAACCGGATCGAGACGCTGCACAAAGACGAGAACCTGATCAGCACGTTGGTCTCTCGGAAGTGA
- a CDS encoding YigZ family protein, with protein MTEAYRTVAERATARFDVQGSEFFGHVAPVDAVDEAEAFIEAVAHEYDDATHNVPAYRVPASEPSGRVSEAEVMLREYSSDDGEPTGSAGKPALNVLQQREIRNVVAVVTRYHGGPNLGVGGLARAYSRAVKDGVDAAGVIEERPHRTLGVGTEYDDSGTVRGVIESTGVEFDADYGERVRFELRVPVDEVTELVERLNDATSGRVEIDR; from the coding sequence GTGACAGAGGCGTATCGAACGGTCGCCGAACGCGCGACCGCGCGGTTCGACGTTCAGGGCTCGGAGTTCTTCGGGCACGTCGCGCCGGTCGACGCGGTCGACGAGGCGGAGGCGTTCATCGAGGCGGTCGCCCACGAGTACGACGACGCGACTCATAACGTGCCGGCCTATCGGGTGCCCGCCAGCGAGCCCTCCGGGCGCGTTTCCGAGGCCGAGGTGATGCTCAGAGAGTACTCGTCGGACGACGGCGAGCCGACCGGCTCGGCCGGAAAGCCGGCGCTGAACGTGCTCCAGCAGCGGGAGATCCGAAACGTCGTTGCGGTGGTAACGCGGTACCACGGTGGACCGAACCTCGGCGTCGGCGGTCTCGCACGCGCCTACTCGCGCGCGGTGAAGGACGGCGTCGACGCGGCCGGAGTGATCGAGGAGCGGCCGCACCGCACTCTCGGCGTCGGGACCGAGTACGACGACTCGGGGACGGTCCGAGGCGTGATCGAGTCGACGGGAGTGGAGTTCGACGCCGACTACGGCGAGCGGGTGCGATTCGAGCTTCGGGTGCCGGTCGATGAAGTGACCGAACTGGTCGAGCGGCTCAACGACGCGACGAGCGGTCGGGTGGAGATCGATCGATAG
- a CDS encoding NAD(P)H-binding protein translates to MRVLVTGATGFVGSRLVPALLDRGHEVTALVRNASAYAPPDGVRVVEGDLLEPETLPPAFRTDDGVPVDAAYYLVHSMDGGPGYAERDQRCARHFVDAASNEGVERILYLGGLGEDRTELSDHLRSRRAVERILADGEPALTTLRAAIIVGAGSASFEVIYDLSRRLPVMITPKWVDTLCQPIAIDDVIAYLLGALTAPETADDTFEIGGPDVLTYAEILRTTRRQLGHRLRILRAPVLSPDLSAAWLRFVTDVNPYLARSLVEGLRNTVIVEDDRIREIVPVELTPFSVAVARAIDECRTGEPSSDRDRDADEGALSS, encoded by the coding sequence ATGCGAGTGCTCGTCACCGGCGCGACCGGCTTCGTAGGGAGCCGACTCGTTCCGGCGCTGCTCGACAGGGGTCACGAGGTGACCGCTCTCGTCCGGAACGCTTCCGCGTACGCGCCGCCCGATGGCGTCCGCGTCGTCGAGGGCGACCTCCTCGAACCGGAGACGCTCCCGCCCGCCTTCAGGACCGACGACGGCGTCCCCGTCGACGCGGCCTACTACCTCGTCCACTCGATGGACGGTGGTCCCGGGTACGCCGAACGAGACCAGCGGTGCGCGCGTCACTTCGTCGACGCGGCGTCGAACGAAGGCGTCGAACGAATTCTCTACCTCGGCGGCCTCGGCGAGGACCGCACGGAACTCTCCGACCACCTCCGGTCCCGGCGCGCGGTCGAGCGCATTCTCGCCGACGGCGAACCGGCGCTCACGACCCTCCGGGCGGCCATCATCGTCGGTGCCGGAAGCGCCAGCTTCGAGGTGATCTACGACCTCTCGCGGCGGCTTCCGGTGATGATCACGCCGAAGTGGGTCGACACCCTGTGCCAACCGATCGCGATCGACGACGTGATTGCGTACCTCCTCGGCGCTCTCACGGCACCGGAGACGGCGGACGACACCTTCGAGATCGGCGGGCCGGACGTGCTGACGTACGCCGAGATACTCCGGACGACACGCCGACAGCTCGGACATCGCCTGCGAATTCTCAGGGCACCGGTGTTGAGTCCGGATCTTTCCGCGGCGTGGCTCCGGTTCGTCACCGACGTGAACCCCTACTTGGCCCGCTCGCTGGTGGAGGGACTCCGGAACACCGTGATCGTCGAGGACGATCGAATTCGAGAGATCGTTCCGGTCGAGTTGACCCCGTTTTCCGTCGCCGTGGCGCGCGCTATCGACGAGTGTCGAACGGGCGAGCCGTCGTCGGATCGCGACCGCGACGCCGACGAGGGAGCGCTGTCGTCATGA
- a CDS encoding Cdc6/Cdc18 family protein — MDENEHTPQADESGDVDQSTEGSSETSDEPDTGANKSSSSPAHSPSTDETSTPPTPPASDRDLDAPVDPTSNESASVTPDSDVPDGVSSGITSTTGGDIDVGSGGRDRSSPDVDFDGVVLDDEEDNQGLFDDLLSGEPIFENKEVLRPSYTPHELPHRNDQINRMATILVSALRGETPSNILIYGKTGTGKTASAKFVSQELESTSQKYDVPCEVEYINCEVTDTQYRVLAQLANTFIEKNQQVISDRLDRLRDLRTAADDDPNTLTGTEFSTVDELDARIAELETDADEMEEVPMTGWPTDRVYSTFFEAVDYHERVVVIMLDEIDKLVEKSGDDTLYNLSRMNSELDRSRISIMGISNDLKFTDFLDPRVKSSLGEEEIVFPPYDANQLRDILQHRADISFKQDALTDDVIPLCAAFAAQEHGDARRALDLLRTAGELAERSQAEVVAETHVRQAQDKIELDRVVEVVRTLPTQSKIVLFAVILLEKNGVHNINTGEVFNIYKRLCEEIDADVLTQRRVTDLISELDMLGIVNAVVVSKGRYGRTKEMGLSVPVEETEAVLLSDSRLGDIENAQPFVQARFDN; from the coding sequence ATGGACGAAAACGAACACACACCGCAGGCGGACGAATCGGGAGACGTCGACCAGTCCACCGAGGGATCGTCCGAGACGTCAGACGAGCCCGACACCGGCGCTAACAAATCGTCGTCGTCGCCGGCACATTCTCCGTCCACGGATGAGACGTCCACGCCACCAACTCCCCCCGCGTCTGACCGTGATCTCGACGCTCCTGTCGACCCCACCTCGAACGAATCTGCTTCGGTGACCCCCGACTCGGACGTTCCCGATGGTGTCTCTTCTGGCATCACGAGCACGACGGGCGGCGATATCGACGTCGGCAGTGGCGGCAGAGACAGGTCGTCGCCAGACGTCGACTTCGACGGTGTCGTCCTCGACGACGAAGAGGACAATCAAGGGCTGTTCGACGACCTCCTCTCGGGTGAGCCCATCTTCGAGAACAAGGAGGTACTTCGCCCCTCGTACACCCCGCACGAACTGCCTCACCGGAACGATCAAATCAACCGGATGGCGACGATCCTCGTCTCTGCTCTCCGCGGTGAAACCCCGTCTAACATCCTCATTTACGGCAAGACGGGCACCGGAAAAACGGCGTCCGCGAAGTTCGTCTCACAGGAACTCGAGTCGACGTCACAGAAGTACGACGTTCCGTGTGAAGTCGAGTATATCAACTGCGAGGTAACCGACACCCAGTACCGCGTGCTGGCCCAGCTCGCGAACACCTTTATTGAAAAGAACCAGCAGGTTATCTCCGACCGACTGGACCGTCTACGAGACCTCCGTACTGCGGCCGACGACGACCCCAACACGCTCACCGGGACGGAGTTTTCGACCGTCGACGAGCTCGACGCCCGCATCGCGGAGCTTGAGACCGACGCCGACGAGATGGAGGAAGTTCCCATGACTGGCTGGCCGACAGACCGCGTCTACTCCACGTTCTTCGAGGCCGTCGACTACCACGAGCGCGTGGTCGTGATCATGCTCGATGAGATCGACAAACTCGTCGAAAAGAGCGGTGACGACACGCTGTATAATCTCTCCCGGATGAACTCCGAACTCGACCGCTCGCGCATCTCCATCATGGGTATCTCTAACGACCTGAAGTTCACCGACTTCCTCGACCCACGAGTCAAATCGAGCCTCGGTGAAGAAGAGATAGTCTTCCCGCCGTACGACGCGAACCAGCTCAGAGATATCCTCCAGCACCGCGCTGACATCTCGTTCAAACAGGACGCGCTCACCGACGACGTGATTCCGCTGTGTGCGGCCTTCGCCGCCCAGGAACACGGTGACGCCCGGCGCGCACTCGACCTTCTCCGTACCGCCGGCGAACTCGCAGAACGTTCACAGGCCGAAGTCGTCGCCGAAACGCATGTGCGGCAGGCACAGGACAAGATCGAACTCGATCGCGTCGTCGAAGTCGTCCGGACGCTTCCTACACAGAGCAAGATCGTCTTGTTCGCGGTTATTCTCCTCGAAAAGAACGGCGTTCACAACATCAACACCGGAGAGGTGTTCAACATCTACAAGCGGTTGTGCGAAGAGATAGACGCCGACGTCCTCACCCAACGCCGCGTCACCGACCTCATCAGTGAACTCGACATGCTCGGCATCGTCAACGCCGTCGTCGTCTCGAAGGGTCGCTACGGCCGGACCAAAGAGATGGGGCTCTCGGTTCCGGTCGAAGAGACGGAAGCGGTCCTCCTTTCGGACTCGCGACTCGGCGATATCGAAAACGCTCAGCCCTTCGTACAGGCTCGGTTCGACAACTAA
- a CDS encoding aspartate kinase has translation MRVVAKFGGTSLGSGDRIERAADSVANAVETGHEIAVVASAMGSTTDDLLDDITFETDDADRAEIVSMGERTSVRMLKAALSVRGIDAVFLEPGHPDWPVITNEVGEVDIEETKKRAKEIASRMDGVVPIITGFLAEDHDGNVTTLGRGGSDTTAVMLGNYMDADEVVIVTDVEGVMTGDPRVVEGARNVGQITVDELRNLSFRGAEVVAPSALSYKDEDLDVRVVHYQHGDLLRGGTRIEGQFESLIDMREEPLACLTIAGRAIRNRSGILSQLASALRQEEINIDAVASGMDSVTFYVDVDKAETAEALLHEAVVTDEALSSVTVADPIAVIRVTGGELPNRPGVIQDIIAPIAEANINIIDLITSATSVAVFVDWDDREDALEIVQQRFD, from the coding sequence ATGCGCGTAGTCGCTAAGTTCGGGGGAACGAGCCTCGGAAGCGGCGATCGGATCGAACGAGCGGCCGACTCGGTCGCGAACGCGGTCGAGACCGGTCACGAGATCGCCGTCGTCGCGAGCGCGATGGGGTCGACGACCGACGACCTCCTCGACGACATCACCTTCGAGACGGACGACGCCGACCGCGCGGAGATCGTTTCGATGGGCGAGCGGACGAGCGTCCGGATGCTGAAAGCGGCGCTCTCGGTCCGCGGGATCGATGCGGTGTTCTTGGAGCCCGGTCATCCGGACTGGCCCGTCATCACGAACGAGGTTGGGGAGGTGGACATCGAGGAGACGAAAAAGCGTGCGAAGGAGATCGCCTCCCGGATGGACGGTGTCGTCCCGATAATCACCGGCTTTCTCGCCGAGGATCACGACGGTAACGTCACCACGCTGGGGCGCGGCGGGTCCGACACCACCGCCGTCATGCTCGGTAACTACATGGACGCGGACGAGGTCGTGATCGTCACCGACGTCGAGGGCGTGATGACCGGCGATCCCCGCGTCGTGGAGGGAGCGAGAAACGTCGGCCAGATCACCGTCGACGAACTGCGAAACCTCTCGTTCCGTGGCGCGGAGGTCGTCGCCCCGTCGGCGCTCTCGTATAAGGACGAGGACCTCGACGTTCGAGTCGTCCACTACCAGCACGGAGACCTGCTGCGTGGCGGCACGCGCATCGAGGGACAGTTTGAGAGCCTCATCGACATGCGCGAGGAACCCCTTGCGTGTCTCACCATCGCGGGGCGAGCCATCCGAAATCGGTCCGGGATCCTCTCGCAGCTCGCGAGCGCGCTCCGCCAAGAGGAGATCAATATCGACGCGGTCGCCTCCGGCATGGACTCGGTTACGTTCTACGTCGACGTCGACAAAGCCGAGACGGCTGAGGCGCTGCTTCACGAGGCTGTCGTCACCGACGAGGCGCTCTCGTCCGTAACCGTCGCCGATCCGATCGCGGTCATCCGCGTGACCGGTGGCGAACTCCCGAATCGTCCCGGCGTCATTCAGGACATCATCGCCCCGATCGCGGAGGCCAATATCAACATCATCGATCTCATCACGAGCGCCACGTCCGTCGCGGTGTTCGTCGACTGGGACGACAGAGAAGACGCACTCGAAATAGTTCAGCAACGGTTCGACTGA
- a CDS encoding magnesium transporter codes for MPGHATARDVYRQALPVILVSLVAGLFAGTILGTETMRSFIADVPGLLLLLPAFLATRGGVYGSLGARLSTGLHQGLIEPRFQLDRRLTNAIVASFINGMSVSVFIAVVTYLWLGLLGSDGSLLQLVGIMVVAGLLSAVLMISVLITVIFVGYRRGLDPDNVIGPVVTTLGDVFGVFFLLVGVVVVGGVV; via the coding sequence ATGCCCGGCCACGCGACCGCTCGCGACGTCTACCGACAGGCGCTCCCCGTGATACTCGTCAGCCTCGTCGCGGGGCTGTTCGCGGGGACGATCCTCGGAACCGAGACGATGCGATCGTTTATCGCCGACGTTCCGGGGCTCCTCCTGTTGTTGCCCGCGTTTCTCGCGACCCGCGGCGGCGTGTACGGCTCTCTCGGAGCGCGCCTCTCGACCGGGCTCCATCAAGGGCTCATCGAGCCGCGCTTCCAGCTGGACAGGCGGCTCACGAACGCCATCGTCGCCTCGTTCATCAACGGGATGAGCGTCTCCGTCTTCATCGCGGTCGTTACGTATCTTTGGCTCGGTCTCCTCGGTTCGGACGGGAGCCTCCTCCAACTCGTCGGGATCATGGTCGTCGCCGGACTCCTCTCGGCGGTGCTCATGATATCGGTCCTCATCACGGTCATCTTCGTCGGCTACCGCCGGGGACTTGACCCCGACAACGTGATCGGTCCTGTTGTGACGACGCTCGGGGACGTCTTCGGCGTCTTCTTCCTCCTCGTCGGCGTCGTCGTCGTGGGGGGCGTGGTATGA
- a CDS encoding Zn-ribbon containing protein yields MPHQCTTCGRTFPDGSKEMLSGCPDCGGNKFQFKPESASSSDNSTPDRERPTGSDKPTGSDKPTGSSEATRSGEVTRSGEAIDADQSTSESSSPPASNPSSASGPSSSRSGSDSEQVRGRSEEDTAQASARSDVVSPDELDRASRDVADSSGSDGPSPNEYASDVPAESRPDIDNLREELNEQFESIRIVSPGQYELNLMELYDRQEYIISLQEDGRYVIEMPDAWGIDDE; encoded by the coding sequence ATGCCACACCAATGTACCACCTGCGGCCGGACGTTCCCCGACGGATCCAAAGAGATGCTCTCCGGCTGCCCGGACTGCGGTGGCAACAAATTCCAGTTCAAACCCGAGAGCGCCTCGTCTTCCGACAATTCCACACCTGATCGAGAACGACCGACAGGATCAGACAAGCCGACAGGATCAGACAAGCCAACTGGATCGAGCGAGGCGACTAGGTCGGGAGAGGTGACCAGGTCGGGCGAGGCGATAGATGCCGATCAGTCGACTTCTGAGTCGTCTTCGCCGCCTGCTTCGAACCCATCGTCTGCTTCTGGTCCCTCGTCGTCGCGGTCCGGGAGCGATTCCGAGCAGGTTCGCGGACGCAGCGAAGAGGACACCGCTCAGGCGAGTGCTCGCTCCGACGTCGTCTCGCCTGACGAACTGGACCGAGCAAGCCGTGACGTCGCCGATTCTTCAGGATCCGACGGGCCGTCTCCGAACGAGTATGCTTCCGACGTGCCCGCGGAGTCCCGTCCGGATATCGACAACCTTCGGGAAGAGCTCAACGAACAGTTCGAAAGCATTCGGATCGTGAGTCCGGGGCAGTACGAACTCAATTTGATGGAGTTGTACGACCGTCAAGAATACATCATTTCTCTCCAAGAGGACGGTCGATACGTCATCGAGATGCCCGACGCGTGGGGAATCGACGACGAATAA
- a CDS encoding DUF5786 family protein, producing MGAYDEAEHERREKKTSEVDADFDAERPEYSGSLTYDSGDSAEALLDKFQELNGA from the coding sequence ATGGGTGCCTATGACGAGGCCGAGCACGAGCGTCGCGAGAAGAAGACCAGCGAAGTCGACGCCGATTTCGACGCCGAGCGCCCGGAGTATTCCGGGTCGCTCACGTACGACTCCGGCGATTCCGCGGAGGCACTCCTCGACAAGTTTCAAGAGCTGAACGGCGCGTGA
- a CDS encoding S26 family signal peptidase translates to MDEGDRTRSDEEHSDGADLGEDESVEDGELLEDDEPVGDIGVRERDGAMRRDRASNSSGWTDRREATQPDGNGVDSDRELWDRFRHDREGALMWIREILSSVAIVLAVGLLLFGVSGVWPPMVAVESGSMEPNMEVGDLVFVTEPGRLAPDAAANEIGVVTYDVGERVDYRTFGSYGSVVIYQPPGRTASPIIHRAMFHVDGGENWYDRADSAYHSAESCSDLRNCPAPHDGYITLGDNNGVYDQARGIAEPVKREWVTGVARVRVPYLGYVRLVATGKAEPRDAIDAVAG, encoded by the coding sequence ATGGACGAAGGGGATCGGACGAGGTCGGACGAAGAACACTCCGACGGAGCCGATCTGGGGGAGGACGAATCGGTGGAGGACGGCGAGCTGCTGGAGGATGATGAACCAGTGGGGGACATCGGAGTGAGAGAGCGGGACGGCGCGATGAGGAGAGATAGAGCCTCGAATTCGTCCGGCTGGACGGATCGCCGGGAGGCGACGCAGCCCGATGGGAACGGAGTAGATTCGGATCGAGAACTGTGGGATCGGTTCCGACACGACAGGGAGGGCGCGCTGATGTGGATTCGAGAGATACTCTCAAGCGTCGCGATCGTGCTCGCGGTCGGGTTGCTTCTCTTCGGTGTCAGTGGCGTGTGGCCGCCGATGGTCGCCGTCGAATCCGGAAGCATGGAGCCGAACATGGAAGTCGGCGATCTGGTGTTCGTCACGGAGCCGGGGCGGCTCGCACCCGACGCCGCGGCTAACGAGATCGGTGTCGTGACGTACGACGTCGGCGAACGGGTCGACTATCGGACGTTCGGCTCCTACGGATCGGTGGTGATCTATCAGCCGCCGGGGCGGACGGCCTCGCCGATCATCCACCGAGCGATGTTTCACGTGGACGGGGGCGAGAACTGGTACGATAGGGCCGACAGCGCGTATCACAGCGCCGAGAGCTGCAGTGACCTCCGCAACTGTCCAGCCCCGCACGACGGCTACATCACGCTCGGGGACAACAACGGTGTCTACGACCAAGCGAGGGGGATCGCCGAGCCGGTCAAACGCGAGTGGGTGACTGGTGTGGCTCGGGTCCGCGTCCCGTACCTCGGATACGTTCGGTTGGTTGCCACGGGGAAAGCGGAGCCGAGAGATGCGATCGACGCGGTCGCCGGGTGA
- a CDS encoding DNA-directed DNA polymerase II small subunit, which translates to MPLESNARIVKELANRGYNAEREAVTLLANEPDPAAAIDAAVDTAPDDALRITADHVRETAGDRSPGSSAAHSDSADTSEKPSTQRVKTSTDAAAPSHQSPVETEGSTTGPNRNGDAAQREISVGNDMTGHSTGTGEYADFVRTFRDRYERLSKLLRGRVNHRPAEAIAGMPGGSDAAMIGLVNDVRSTKSGHWLVELEDTTGTFPALIMKDKGLADVVDEILMDECLAVEGTLADDSGILFADSLHFPDVPRTHQTGAADRHVQAALISDIHVGSEEFMADAWSRFTDWLHTPEAEPVEYLLLAGDMVEGVGVYPNQDEELEIVDIYEQYEAFAEYLKEVPGDTEIVMIPGNHDAVRLAEPQPGFNDELRSIMDVHDARIVSNPATVTVEGVDVLMYHGVSLDEVIAELPEEKASYDEPHKAMYQLLKKRHVAPQFGGHTRVAPEERDYLVIDDVPDVFHTGHVHKLGWGKYHNVLAVNSGCWQAQTDFQKSVNIDPDAGYAPILDLDTLDMTVRKFT; encoded by the coding sequence GTGCCGCTGGAGTCCAACGCTCGTATCGTCAAGGAGCTAGCCAACCGGGGATACAACGCCGAACGTGAAGCAGTCACACTGTTGGCAAACGAACCCGACCCGGCGGCCGCCATCGATGCCGCCGTCGACACGGCTCCCGACGACGCCCTCCGAATCACCGCGGATCACGTCCGGGAAACTGCCGGCGATCGGTCTCCCGGTTCGTCCGCTGCACATTCCGATTCGGCCGACACAAGTGAGAAACCCTCCACGCAGAGGGTTAAAACCTCTACTGACGCTGCCGCTCCGTCCCATCAATCTCCAGTCGAAACGGAGGGGTCTACCACGGGACCGAACCGGAACGGGGACGCCGCCCAGCGTGAGATCTCGGTCGGAAACGACATGACGGGACACAGCACTGGGACAGGCGAGTACGCGGACTTCGTCCGAACCTTCAGAGACCGCTACGAGCGGCTCTCGAAACTCCTCCGCGGACGCGTCAATCACCGACCCGCCGAAGCCATCGCGGGCATGCCGGGCGGGAGCGACGCCGCGATGATCGGATTAGTCAACGACGTCCGGTCGACGAAGTCCGGGCACTGGCTCGTCGAACTGGAGGACACGACCGGGACCTTCCCGGCGCTGATCATGAAAGACAAGGGGCTTGCCGACGTCGTCGACGAGATTCTCATGGACGAATGTCTCGCGGTCGAGGGGACACTCGCCGACGATTCCGGCATCTTGTTCGCAGACTCGCTTCACTTCCCAGACGTTCCGCGGACCCATCAGACCGGTGCGGCCGACCGCCACGTCCAGGCCGCGCTCATCTCCGATATCCACGTCGGCAGCGAGGAGTTCATGGCCGACGCCTGGAGCCGCTTTACCGACTGGCTTCACACTCCCGAAGCGGAGCCGGTCGAGTACCTGCTCCTCGCCGGCGATATGGTCGAGGGCGTCGGCGTCTACCCGAATCAGGACGAGGAACTGGAGATCGTCGACATCTACGAACAGTACGAAGCATTCGCAGAGTACCTCAAGGAAGTGCCCGGAGACACGGAGATCGTGATGATCCCGGGCAACCACGACGCCGTCCGGCTCGCGGAGCCGCAGCCGGGGTTCAACGACGAACTTCGCTCGATCATGGACGTCCACGACGCGCGGATCGTCTCGAACCCGGCTACCGTCACCGTCGAGGGGGTCGACGTGCTGATGTACCACGGCGTCTCGCTCGACGAGGTGATAGCGGAGTTGCCCGAGGAGAAGGCGAGTTACGACGAGCCGCACAAGGCGATGTATCAACTGCTTAAAAAACGACACGTCGCCCCACAGTTCGGCGGGCATACCCGCGTTGCACCCGAAGAACGGGACTACCTCGTCATCGATGACGTTCCGGATGTGTTCCACACCGGTCACGTTCACAAGCTCGGCTGGGGAAAATACCACAACGTCCTCGCGGTCAACTCCGGCTGCTGGCAGGCTCAAACTGACTTCCAGAAGTCCGTCAACATCGACCCCGACGCCGGGTACGCTCCCATTCTCGATCTCGACACCCTCGATATGACGGTCCGGAAGTTCACGTAA
- a CDS encoding MBL fold metallo-hydrolase gives MHAGAFEPVRGVDDLYVHDTGMFDTDEYGAVYVYDTERPIVVDTGTGGNREALFETIAEIGIGRDDLAWILATHAHLDHAGGAGHLAERYPDAEVLVPEKGVRHLVDPAALVEGTKSAVGDQWRYYDDPAPVPEDRISGLAEGDRIDLGERELVVYEAPGHAPHHAVYHDPDADVVFAADGAGIYVPEVDEIVATSPPPQFDLDQCLDDIQTIDDLDPEYVCFGHFGPREYDPVLAGEAKRAYVEWVEAVRAKREELSDDDAVVEHFETASRDADYWNPERARANASLNTRGVLAYLDYVDDGK, from the coding sequence ATGCACGCTGGAGCGTTCGAACCGGTCCGCGGCGTCGACGACCTGTACGTCCACGACACCGGGATGTTCGACACGGACGAGTACGGGGCGGTGTACGTGTACGACACGGAGCGACCGATCGTCGTCGATACCGGAACCGGCGGGAACCGAGAGGCGCTGTTCGAGACCATAGCGGAGATCGGGATCGGTCGGGACGACCTCGCCTGGATACTGGCGACCCACGCGCACCTCGACCACGCGGGCGGTGCGGGCCACCTCGCCGAACGCTATCCCGACGCGGAGGTTCTCGTCCCGGAGAAAGGCGTCAGACACCTCGTCGACCCGGCGGCGCTCGTTGAGGGGACGAAGTCCGCGGTCGGAGACCAGTGGAGGTACTACGACGACCCCGCGCCGGTCCCGGAAGATCGGATCTCGGGACTCGCCGAGGGAGACCGGATCGATCTCGGTGAGCGAGAACTGGTCGTCTACGAAGCGCCCGGACACGCACCACACCACGCGGTGTACCACGACCCGGACGCAGACGTCGTCTTCGCGGCCGACGGTGCCGGGATATACGTCCCCGAAGTCGACGAGATCGTCGCGACGAGTCCGCCGCCGCAGTTCGACCTCGATCAGTGTCTCGACGACATCCAGACGATCGACGACCTCGATCCCGAGTACGTCTGTTTCGGCCACTTCGGTCCCCGTGAGTACGATCCGGTGCTGGCCGGCGAGGCCAAGCGCGCGTACGTGGAGTGGGTCGAAGCCGTCCGGGCGAAACGCGAGGAACTGAGCGACGACGACGCGGTCGTCGAACACTTCGAGACCGCGAGCCGAGACGCCGACTACTGGAATCCGGAACGTGCGCGCGCGAACGCCAGTCTGAACACGCGTGGCGTCCTCGCGTACCTCGATTACGTCGATGACGGAAAGTGA